A window of Apium graveolens cultivar Ventura chromosome 8, ASM990537v1, whole genome shotgun sequence contains these coding sequences:
- the LOC141680625 gene encoding secreted RxLR effector protein 161-like: MDKIMSYIEKVLAKFGMKDCAQISTLVAKGDKFSLKQSPKNDLEGKEMQNIPYASAIGSLMYAQVCTRPDLALIVGMLSRYTSKSGMDHWIAIKRIMRYLQGTKDYMLVYRKSKKLEIIGYSDSDLAGCMDTRKSTSGYVFMLAGGAISWKSAKKTLMAQSTVEAEFVACYKATNHAIWLQNFITGLRVVDGIERPLKVTVTIVRQLSF, translated from the coding sequence atggaTAAAATAATGAGCTATATCGAGAAGGTACTTGCTAAGTTCGGCATGAAAGATTGTGCACAAATAAGTACTCTTGTTGCTAAAGGCGACAAGTTTAGTCTCAAACAGTCCCCTAAGAATGATCTTGAAGGAAAGGAGATGCAGAACATTCCCTATGCTTCAGCTATTGGGAGTCTTATGTACGCTCAAGTTTGTACCCGGCCGGATTTGGCATTAATTGTGGGTATGTTAAGCAGATATACAAGTAAATCTGGAATGGATCATTGGATTGCGATCAAACGGATTATGAGGTACTTGCAAGGAACAAAAGATTACATGCTTGTTTATCGGAAATCGAAAAAGTTGGAGATCATTGGGTATTCCGATTCTGATCTTGCTGGTTGCATGGATACAAGAAAATCTACTTCTGGTTATGTTTTCATGTTAGCTGGAGGAGCTATATCTTGGAAAAGTGCCAAGAAGACACTCATGGCTCAGTCTACCGTGGAAGCAGAATTTGTAGCTTGTTATAAGGCAACCAATCATGCTATATGGTTGCAAAATTTTATTACAGGATTACGGGTTGTTGATGGAATTGAAAGACCATTGAAAGTTACCGTGACAATCGTTCGGCAACTGAGTTTTTAA